One window of Cydia pomonella isolate Wapato2018A chromosome 7, ilCydPomo1, whole genome shotgun sequence genomic DNA carries:
- the LOC133519633 gene encoding uncharacterized protein DDB_G0284459-like isoform X2, protein METRHYWEENGHAVKYESYNTTEEFRNGEQLGFAAPSEDEDYQAGFLKKGKQDPMSHRIIEKRRRDRMNNCLADLSRLIPPEYLKKGRGRVEKTEIIEMAIRHLKFLQERANAADRVAGEEFRAGFQEALAEAARFLVEVQGYGPADGLCVQLASHLQRHVEMITKGEAPREKRHPTSSSETASSSSSSHSHAQRDVVIARHLEPPQPESYEQPEQYPMECDRVANAIPAPEEVAPEGEPMALDGRRKREPTLRTVRKPEHGEDFLHSYKFKNSIERRFSRSQDCEATDMTVRGAPHKNYGHKRRRATKPASSTTSTSNSNSGSTEDARDTSPQVYITLNKNYGHKRRRATKPASSTTSTSNSNSGSTEDARDTSPQVYITLNKNYGHKRRRATKPASSTTSTSNSNSGSTEDARDTSPQVYTTLNKNYGHKRRRATKPASSTTSTSNSNSGSTEDARDTSPQVYTTLNKNYGHKRRRATKPASSTTSTSNSNSGSTEDARDTSPQVYITLNKNYGHKRRRATKPASSTTSTSNSNSGSTEDARDTSPQVYTTLNKNYGHKRRRATKPASSTTSTSNSNSGSTEDARDTSPQVYTTLNKNYGHKRRRATKPASSTTSTSNSNSGSTEDARDTSPQVYTTLNKNYGHKRRRATKPASSTTSTSNSNSGSTEDARDTSPQDTSSESPHQHYEKPLAPPAQYVPVFALNSLV, encoded by the exons CAAGATCCGATGTCTCACAGAATCATCGAGAAACGGCGGCGGGACCGCATGAACAACTGCCTCGCAGACCTCTCCCGCCTCATCCCCCCCGAGTACCTCAAGAAGGGCCGCGGCCGCGTCGAGAAGACCGAGATCATCGAGATGGCCATCCGACACCTCAAGTTCTTACAGGAGCGAGCCAATG CGGCCGATCGTGTGGCGGGCGAGGAGTTCCGTGCTGGCTTCCAGGAGGCGCTCGCCGAGGCGGCCAGGTTCCTCGTCGAGGTGCAGGGCTACGGGCCGGCGGACGGGCTGTGTGTGCAGTTGGCCTCGCATCTGCAGAGACACGTTGAGATGATCACTAAAG GCGAAGCCCCCCGCGAGAAGCGGCACCCCACCTCCTCCTCAGAGACGGCCAGTTCCTCCAGCTCCTCACACAGCCACGCGCAGCGCGACGTCGTGATTGCACGCCACCTGGAACCCCCGCAGCCCGAATCCTATGAACAGCCCGAGCAGTACCCGATGGAATGCGATAGAG TGGCCAACGCGATCCCAGCACCCGAGGAGGTGGCTCCGGAGGGCGAGCCCATGGCGCTGGACGGGCGCCGCAAGAGGGAGCCAACGCTGCGGACCGTAAGGAAGCCCGAACACGGCGAGGACTTCTTACATTCGTACAAGTTCAAGAATTCTATTGAGAGAAGATTTTCGAGGTCGCAGGATTGTGAG GCGACGGACATGAcggtgcgcggcgcgccgcACAAGAACTACGGCCACAAGCGGCGACGCGCCACCAAGCCGGCGTCCTCCACCACCTCCACCTCCAACTCCAACTCGGGCTCCACGGAGGACGCTCGGGACACCTCGCCACAGGTATATATTACATTGAACAAGAACTACGGCCACAAGCGGCGACGCGCCACCAAGCCGGCGTCCTCCACCACCTCCACCTCCAACTCCAACTCGGGCTCCACGGAGGACGCTCGGGACACCTCGCCACAGGTATATATTACATTGAACAAGAACTACGGCCACAAGCGGCGACGCGCCACCAAGCCGGCGTCCTCCACCACCTCCACCTCCAACTCCAACTCGGGCTCCACGGAGGACGCCCGGGACACCTCGCCACAGGTATATACTACATTGAACAAGAACTACGGCCACAAGCGGCGACGCGCCACCAAGCCGGCGTCCTCCACCACCTCCACCTCCAACTCCAACTCGGGCTCCACGGAGGACGCCCGGGACACCTCGCCACAGGTATATACTACATTGAACAAGAACTACGGCCACAAGCGGCGACGCGCCACCAAGCCGGCGTCCTCCACCACCTCCACCTCCAACTCCAACTCGGGCTCCACGGAGGACGCTCGGGACACCTCGCCACAGGTATATATTACATTGAACAAGAACTACGGCCACAAGCGGCGACGCGCCACCAAGCCGGCGTCCTCCACCACCTCCACCTCCAACTCCAACTCGGGCTCCACGGAGGACGCCCGGGACACCTCGCCACAGGTATATACTACATTGAACAAGAACTACGGCCACAAGCGGCGACGCGCCACCAAGCCGGCGTCCTCCACCACCTCCACCTCCAACTCCAACTCGGGCTCCACGGAGGACGCCCGGGACACCTCGCCACAGGTATATACTACATTGAACAAGAACTACGGCCACAAGCGGCGACGCGCCACCAAGCCGGCGTCCTCCACCACCTCCACCTCCAACTCCAACTCGGGCTCCACGGAGGACGCCCGGGACACCTCGCCACAGGTATATACTACATTGAACAAGAACTACGGCCACAAGCGGCGACGCGCCACCAAGCCGGCGTCCTCCACCACCTCCACCTCCAACTCCAACTCGGGCTCCACGGAGGACGCCCGGGACACCTCGCCACAG GACACGTCGAGCGAGTCTCCCCACCAGCACTACGAGAAGCCGCTGGCGCCGCCCGCGCAGTACGTGCCCGTGTTCGCGCTCAACTCGCTCG TGTGA
- the LOC133519633 gene encoding transcription factor cwo-like isoform X1: METRHYWEENGHAVKYESYNTTEEFRNGEQLGFAAPSEDEDYQAGFLKKGKQDPMSHRIIEKRRRDRMNNCLADLSRLIPPEYLKKGRGRVEKTEIIEMAIRHLKFLQERANAADRVAGEEFRAGFQEALAEAARFLVEVQGYGPADGLCVQLASHLQRHVEMITKGEAPREKRHPTSSSETASSSSSSHSHAQRDVVIARHLEPPQPESYEQPEQYPMECDRVANAIPAPEEVAPEGEPMALDGRRKREPTLRTVRKPEHGEDFLHSYKFKNSIERRFSRSQDCEATDMTVRGAPHKNYGHKRRRATKPASSTTSTSNSNSGSTEDARDTSPQVYITLNKNYGHKRRRATKPASSTTSTSNSNSGSTEDARDTSPQVYITLNKNYGHKRRRATKPASSTTSTSNSNSGSTEDARDTSPQVYTTLNKNYGHKRRRATKPASSTTSTSNSNSGSTEDARDTSPQVYTTLNKNYGHKRRRATKPASSTTSTSNSNSGSTEDARDTSPQVYITLNKNYGHKRRRATKPASSTTSTSNSNSGSTEDARDTSPQVYTTLNKNYGHKRRRATKPASSTTSTSNSNSGSTEDARDTSPQVYTTLNKNYGHKRRRATKPASSTTSTSNSNSGSTEDARDTSPQVYTTLNKNYGHKRRRATKPASSTTSTSNSNSGSTEDARDTSPQDTSSESPHQHYEKPLAPPAQYVPVFALNSLGKYYVPLSVDYSCLARHLGPYDVLDARAAALAAPLHPVTIHVDFQPCLNYHVKREPHERDWRPV, translated from the exons CAAGATCCGATGTCTCACAGAATCATCGAGAAACGGCGGCGGGACCGCATGAACAACTGCCTCGCAGACCTCTCCCGCCTCATCCCCCCCGAGTACCTCAAGAAGGGCCGCGGCCGCGTCGAGAAGACCGAGATCATCGAGATGGCCATCCGACACCTCAAGTTCTTACAGGAGCGAGCCAATG CGGCCGATCGTGTGGCGGGCGAGGAGTTCCGTGCTGGCTTCCAGGAGGCGCTCGCCGAGGCGGCCAGGTTCCTCGTCGAGGTGCAGGGCTACGGGCCGGCGGACGGGCTGTGTGTGCAGTTGGCCTCGCATCTGCAGAGACACGTTGAGATGATCACTAAAG GCGAAGCCCCCCGCGAGAAGCGGCACCCCACCTCCTCCTCAGAGACGGCCAGTTCCTCCAGCTCCTCACACAGCCACGCGCAGCGCGACGTCGTGATTGCACGCCACCTGGAACCCCCGCAGCCCGAATCCTATGAACAGCCCGAGCAGTACCCGATGGAATGCGATAGAG TGGCCAACGCGATCCCAGCACCCGAGGAGGTGGCTCCGGAGGGCGAGCCCATGGCGCTGGACGGGCGCCGCAAGAGGGAGCCAACGCTGCGGACCGTAAGGAAGCCCGAACACGGCGAGGACTTCTTACATTCGTACAAGTTCAAGAATTCTATTGAGAGAAGATTTTCGAGGTCGCAGGATTGTGAG GCGACGGACATGAcggtgcgcggcgcgccgcACAAGAACTACGGCCACAAGCGGCGACGCGCCACCAAGCCGGCGTCCTCCACCACCTCCACCTCCAACTCCAACTCGGGCTCCACGGAGGACGCTCGGGACACCTCGCCACAGGTATATATTACATTGAACAAGAACTACGGCCACAAGCGGCGACGCGCCACCAAGCCGGCGTCCTCCACCACCTCCACCTCCAACTCCAACTCGGGCTCCACGGAGGACGCTCGGGACACCTCGCCACAGGTATATATTACATTGAACAAGAACTACGGCCACAAGCGGCGACGCGCCACCAAGCCGGCGTCCTCCACCACCTCCACCTCCAACTCCAACTCGGGCTCCACGGAGGACGCCCGGGACACCTCGCCACAGGTATATACTACATTGAACAAGAACTACGGCCACAAGCGGCGACGCGCCACCAAGCCGGCGTCCTCCACCACCTCCACCTCCAACTCCAACTCGGGCTCCACGGAGGACGCCCGGGACACCTCGCCACAGGTATATACTACATTGAACAAGAACTACGGCCACAAGCGGCGACGCGCCACCAAGCCGGCGTCCTCCACCACCTCCACCTCCAACTCCAACTCGGGCTCCACGGAGGACGCTCGGGACACCTCGCCACAGGTATATATTACATTGAACAAGAACTACGGCCACAAGCGGCGACGCGCCACCAAGCCGGCGTCCTCCACCACCTCCACCTCCAACTCCAACTCGGGCTCCACGGAGGACGCCCGGGACACCTCGCCACAGGTATATACTACATTGAACAAGAACTACGGCCACAAGCGGCGACGCGCCACCAAGCCGGCGTCCTCCACCACCTCCACCTCCAACTCCAACTCGGGCTCCACGGAGGACGCCCGGGACACCTCGCCACAGGTATATACTACATTGAACAAGAACTACGGCCACAAGCGGCGACGCGCCACCAAGCCGGCGTCCTCCACCACCTCCACCTCCAACTCCAACTCGGGCTCCACGGAGGACGCCCGGGACACCTCGCCACAGGTATATACTACATTGAACAAGAACTACGGCCACAAGCGGCGACGCGCCACCAAGCCGGCGTCCTCCACCACCTCCACCTCCAACTCCAACTCGGGCTCCACGGAGGACGCCCGGGACACCTCGCCACAG GACACGTCGAGCGAGTCTCCCCACCAGCACTACGAGAAGCCGCTGGCGCCGCCCGCGCAGTACGTGCCCGTGTTCGCGCTCAACTCGCTCG GCAAGTACTACGTGCCGCTGAGCGTGGACTACTCGTGCCTGGCGCGGCACCTGGGCCCCTACGACGTGCTGGACGCGCGCGCCGCGGCGCTGGCCGCGCCGCTGCACCCCGTCACCATCCACGTCGACTTCCAGCCCTGCCTCAACTACCACGTCAAGCGCGAGCCGCACGAGCGCGACTGGCGCCCGGTCTGA